A region from the Paenibacillus humicola genome encodes:
- the rpmC gene encoding 50S ribosomal protein L29, which translates to MKASEFRNLTSAELEQKISGFKEELFNLRFQLATGQLDNPMRIRDVRKEIARAKTVLRERELGITS; encoded by the coding sequence ATGAAAGCTAGTGAATTTCGCAACCTGACCTCTGCTGAGCTCGAACAAAAAATCTCCGGGTTTAAAGAAGAGCTGTTCAACCTTCGTTTTCAATTGGCCACCGGTCAGCTGGACAACCCGATGAGGATCCGCGACGTGCGGAAGGAAATAGCTCGTGCCAAAACCGTTTTGCGTGAAAGAGAACTCGGAATTACCAGCTGA
- the rpsQ gene encoding 30S ribosomal protein S17 — protein sequence MSERNARKVQIGKVVSDKMDKTIVVAVETYKKHDLYHKRIKYTKKFKAHDENNQAKIGDTVKIMETRPLSKDKRFRLVEIVEEAIIL from the coding sequence ATGAGCGAACGCAATGCCCGCAAAGTTCAAATCGGAAAAGTCGTGAGCGATAAGATGGACAAAACGATCGTTGTTGCCGTTGAGACTTACAAAAAACACGATCTGTACCATAAGCGCATCAAATACACGAAGAAATTCAAGGCGCATGACGAGAACAACCAGGCCAAAATCGGCGATACGGTAAAAATCATGGAAACTCGTCCGCTTTCGAAAGACAAACGGTTCCGCCTGGTCGAAATCGTTGAAGAAGCTATAATTCTTTAA
- the rplN gene encoding 50S ribosomal protein L14 has protein sequence MIQPFTRLAVADNSGAKELMCIRVLGGTGRRVGHIGDLIVCSVKQATPGGVVKKGDVVRAVIVRTKRSVRRKDGSYIAFDENAAVIVREDKSPRGTRIFGPVARELRDRDFMKIVSLAPEVI, from the coding sequence ATGATTCAACCATTTACTCGTTTGGCCGTCGCTGACAACTCCGGCGCGAAGGAACTGATGTGTATCCGCGTGCTCGGCGGTACGGGACGTCGTGTTGGCCATATCGGCGATCTGATCGTCTGCTCCGTCAAACAAGCAACACCCGGTGGCGTTGTCAAAAAGGGTGACGTCGTTAGAGCGGTTATCGTGCGTACGAAGCGTTCGGTTCGCCGTAAAGATGGTTCCTACATCGCATTTGACGAAAATGCGGCGGTTATCGTAAGGGAAGACAAGAGCCCCCGCGGCACGCGTATTTTCGGACCGGTCGCCCGCGAGCTCCGCGATCGCGATTTCATGAAAATCGTTTCGCTCGCACCGGAAGTTATCTAA
- the rplP gene encoding 50S ribosomal protein L16 codes for MLVPKRVKHRKQQRGNMRGRAKGGTEVAFGEYGLQALEPAWITNRQIEAARIAMTRYIRRGGKVWIKIFPAKPITQKPLEVRMGSGKGNVEKWVAVVKPGRIMFELAGVSEEIAREAMRLAAHKLPVKTKFVKREEVGGEANES; via the coding sequence ATGTTGGTACCAAAACGCGTCAAACACCGCAAGCAGCAGCGCGGTAACATGAGAGGCCGCGCGAAAGGCGGTACGGAAGTCGCCTTCGGCGAATACGGCCTGCAGGCTCTTGAGCCGGCATGGATCACCAACCGTCAAATCGAAGCGGCACGGATCGCCATGACCCGTTACATTCGCCGGGGAGGTAAAGTTTGGATCAAAATTTTCCCTGCCAAGCCGATCACCCAGAAGCCGCTTGAGGTTCGGATGGGTAGCGGTAAAGGTAACGTGGAGAAATGGGTGGCTGTCGTGAAGCCGGGCAGAATCATGTTCGAGCTTGCCGGCGTATCCGAAGAGATCGCGCGCGAAGCCATGCGTCTCGCCGCACATAAACTCCCGGTTAAAACGAAGTTCGTGAAACGCGAAGAAGTGGGTGGTGAAGCAAATGAAAGCTAG